The following nucleotide sequence is from Parafrankia discariae.
GCGATGTCCGCGGGCTGCCCGAGGCGGCCCAGGGCCGTGAGTGAGGCGGTCCGTTCGAGTGCCTCGGGCGGGTTTGTGGCCCTGAGCAGGTCCGTGTCGGTGGCCCCTGGGGACACGCAGTTCACGGTGATGCCCCGGGGCCCGAGTTCGCGGGACGCCACGGCGGTGATCTGCTCGACGGCGCCCTTGCTCCCCGCATACAGGGCCAGGCCCGGTGCCGGGACGGCCGTGTTGAGGGTCGAGACGGTGATGACACGGCCACCGTCGCGCAGTCTGGCGGCGGCGAGTTGCAGGGCGAAGAACGTCCCCTTGGCGTTGACCGACATGACCCGGTCGTAGTCAGCCTCGGTGACCTCGGCGATCGGTGTCGGTGGGTTGATCGCCGCGTTGACGACCAGGATGTCCAGAGCGTCGAGATGGCGGTCCGCCTCGTCGAAGAGACGGCGCAGGTGGTCCAGGTTTCCCTGGTCGGCCCGCACCGCCACGGCGCGTACGCCGAGGTTCTTCGCCTCGGCGGCGACATCCGCGGCTGACACGCCGTCGTCACGGAAGCTGAAGACCACGTCGGCGCCGTCGCGTGCCAGCCGCAGGACGATCGCCCGTCCGATCCCGCGCGAGCCCCCGGTCACCACCGCGGACCTGCCCGTCAGCGTGAGACGGCGTTCCACCGTGCCCATGTCGTCTCCTTCCGCCCGGTCCCGGGACCCATCACGGCCGTGGGAACCTGGGAAACGACCATCTCGCACCTCATGCGAACAGTTCGCCCGGCAGCGGCACGATCTTCGGTGGCACCGCGTGCTGCGTGCCGCGTGCGCCAGGTCTGGTTGACTACCACGATCCCCGGCGCCGCCACGGGCTCCGGCACGGCCTTCGCTCCTTCCGTCGCGGAACGTTGTTAACGATCTTCATCCGGTGCCGCCGGAGGTCCACGAGAGGGGCCGGGCCAGTCCCGCCGGCAACCGGGTGTGTTCGTCCCCGAAGGCCGTGTCCACCTGCTCGCGCGTCAGCACGGTGTCGGTGAGGTCCGCGCCGTGCAGTCGGGTGCGGGTGAGGTTCGCCCCGGCCAGGTAGGCGCCGGTGAGGTTCGCCCCGGCCAGGCAGGTGTCGGTGAGGTCTGCCCGGTCGAGCCAGGCGTCGGTGAGAATGGCCCCGTCGAGTCGGGCCCGGGTGAGGGTGGCGTCGGCCAGCCACGCGTCGGTGAGAGTCGCGTTGTACAGCTGGGCGCCGGTGAGGTTCGCCTGGTCCAGCTGGGCACCGGTGAGATCCGCCTCGACCAGGCGGGCGTCGGTGAGGTTCGCCTTCGCTAGCCACGCGTCGGTCAGGTTCGCCCGGCCGAGCTGGGCGCCGGTGAGGTTCGCCGCGGCCAGATGGGCGTCGGTGAGAGTCGCCCCGGTCAGCCGGGCGTGGCTGAGAACCGCCTCAGCGAGCTGGGCTCGGGT
It contains:
- a CDS encoding SDR family oxidoreductase, translating into MGTVERRLTLTGRSAVVTGGSRGIGRAIVLRLARDGADVVFSFRDDGVSAADVAAEAKNLGVRAVAVRADQGNLDHLRRLFDEADRHLDALDILVVNAAINPPTPIAEVTEADYDRVMSVNAKGTFFALQLAAARLRDGGRVITVSTLNTAVPAPGLALYAGSKGAVEQITAVASRELGPRGITVNCVSPGATDTDLLRATNPPEALERTASLTALGRLGQPADIANVVAFLAGPDSQWITGQNLRATGGLLV
- a CDS encoding pentapeptide repeat-containing protein, with amino-acid sequence LTDARLDGADLTDAHLDDATLTRAQLDGADLSRASLAGAHLDGATLTRTQLFGATLTDARLDGADLTDIRLDGADLTDAHLDDADLTRAQLAGASLTRAQLTRATLTRARLTAVDLISAQLDGADLTGADLAAADLSLAQLTGADLTRAQLAEAVLSHARLTGATLTDAHLAAANLTGAQLGRANLTDAWLAKANLTDARLVEADLTGAQLDQANLTGAQLYNATLTDAWLADATLTRARLDGAILTDAWLDRADLTDTCLAGANLTGAYLAGANLTRTRLHGADLTDTVLTREQVDTAFGDEHTRLPAGLARPLSWTSGGTG